From Bacteroidales bacterium:
CGGAACCTGGGTCACCCGGGATTCGGTAGCGGCTTCTCAGGGAAATTTTGAAATGACAGGAAAGGTTATCACACCTTCCATGATGTACCTGCGCTTCGAGGGAACCCCGGGCAGAGTGCCCATCTTCGTGGAAAATGCTGCCATTACCATCACCGGTTCCACCGACAGCCTCGACAGGATAGGGATATCAGGTTCTGCGAGCCATGCTGAATATACTGCCTATGTGCATTCAAAAGACCTGCTCTATCAAAGGTACAAGGAGCTGTCGGAACAATACCTGCTGGCTGATTCTGCGGGGAATGAAGACGGCAAGAAGGCCATTGATGAAGAGTTCAGAATACTGGAAAAAAAGGACAAGGACGACATGATCCAGTTCATTCTCGGGCATCCAGCATCTTTCGCTGCGGCCTACATTGCGCGAACCGATTCCTACATGCTGGAACTGGAGGATCTTGAAAAAATCACGGACGCGTTTTCCCCTGCCCTGGATTCGTCACAATATGTAAAGGACCTGAAAGAAAGAGTGGTCATACTGAAAAAAGTGGCAATTGGGCAGCCGGCTGTCGATTTCACCATGGCCGACTCCGCCGGCAATCCGGTATCCCTCTCCTCATTCAGGGGTAAGTATGTCCTGGTGGATTTCTGGGCTTCCTGGTGTCAGCCGTGCCGTGTTGAAAATCCCAATGTGGTTACCTGTTACAGGGATTTCAGTCCATTGGGCTTCGACATACTCGGTGTTTCCTTCGATCGCAACAAGGAAGAGTGGTTACAGGCTATCGCAGAGGATACTCTGACCTGGACCCACGTTTCGGATCTTTCGTTCTGGGACAATGCCGCAGGTAAGCTCTACGGAATCAACTCCATACCCTCGAACGTGCTGCTGGATCCCGGGCAGGTCATCATCGCGAAGAATCTTCGCGGAGAGGATCTTCGGGTCAAACTGGAGAATATTTTCTCAGAATAAGCTTCAGCCTTTCAGCGTCATCTCCCTCACAAGATGCTTCGCTCCGGCATATTTGTCAATGATAAACAGAACATACCGGATGTCAACATTGATCGTGCGCTGCAATGCAGGTTCAAACGCAATATCGCCGCTCATCGCTTCCCAGTTGCCGTCGAATGCGATCCCGATGAGTTCCCCGTTACCGTTGATCACCGGGCTGCCTGAATTTCCGCCCGTGATATCCGTATTGGTGAGAAAACAAACATACATCTTGCCCTTCTCGGCATAGATCCCAAAGTCTTTCTTCTGATAAAGCTCCTTCAGTTTCTCCGGTACGATGAACTCCTCATTGGAGGGATCCTCCTTTTCCATGACACCCTCCAGGGTCGTGTAATATTCATAATGGACCGCATCTGCCGGAAAGTAATCCAGCACCTGGCCGTAGGTCAGACGCATGGTGCTGTTGGCATCCGGGTAAAAAACCTTGCCGGGCGACATCTCGCGCAATCCTGCAATGAAAAGCCGTTTGGCACGGTCAATCTTTGGTCCGACCTCGGCCGACATCCCATTCATCCCCATTAAGCCCTGATAGATGGAAATTGTCACCTGCTGCATCAGGTCTTTCTGTAATTTCT
This genomic window contains:
- a CDS encoding TlpA disulfide reductase family protein: MRNLLLAILVIFLLGACTTTTQDGYTIKGSVSGLAGNVVLLQNRQGGTWVTRDSVAASQGNFEMTGKVITPSMMYLRFEGTPGRVPIFVENAAITITGSTDSLDRIGISGSASHAEYTAYVHSKDLLYQRYKELSEQYLLADSAGNEDGKKAIDEEFRILEKKDKDDMIQFILGHPASFAAAYIARTDSYMLELEDLEKITDAFSPALDSSQYVKDLKERVVILKKVAIGQPAVDFTMADSAGNPVSLSSFRGKYVLVDFWASWCQPCRVENPNVVTCYRDFSPLGFDILGVSFDRNKEEWLQAIAEDTLTWTHVSDLSFWDNAAGKLYGINSIPSNVLLDPGQVIIAKNLRGEDLRVKLENIFSE